A section of the Brevundimonas sp. AJA228-03 genome encodes:
- a CDS encoding lipoprotein-releasing ABC transporter permease subunit: MTTTPLDAPPRPAGAFSTWEIGLALRYLRARRKEGGVATIAIISFVGIMLAVAVLISVMSIMAGFRTELLGRMLSFNGHMYVQGQVLSAPDRDAVVARLKAVPGVRSVSPLTESQALIIAGGQTTGGVVRGLRSEDLDTMQYVSSSLSPQARASFGQGAYGGDNVLIGQALADQLGLRVGDPIQIYSPTGADSAFGNLGGLSKTYRVGGMYSSGTADYDRIFIFMPLEQAQLFFGKEGLWDVIEMKVAEPDRVGEYIAPVRAAAGPGAFVMDWRDRLAAFWGALKVERAAMSIILGLVVAIAAMNIISGIVMLVKNKGRDIAILRTIGASPASILRIFFMAGATIGVAGTLAGLTLGLLFCLNIGAIQHFLEAITGVQLFNADVYMLDAIPAEVDPVDVFWVALWSLIMSCVASLPPSWSASRIDPVEALRYE, from the coding sequence TTGACCACGACGCCGCTCGACGCGCCGCCCAGACCCGCCGGGGCTTTTTCCACCTGGGAGATCGGTCTCGCGCTTCGCTATCTGCGGGCCAGGCGCAAGGAGGGCGGGGTCGCGACCATCGCCATCATCAGCTTCGTCGGCATCATGCTGGCCGTCGCGGTCCTGATCAGCGTGATGAGCATCATGGCCGGGTTCCGCACGGAACTGCTGGGCCGGATGCTGAGCTTCAATGGGCATATGTATGTCCAGGGCCAGGTGCTGAGTGCCCCGGATCGCGACGCGGTCGTCGCGCGGCTGAAGGCCGTTCCGGGCGTCCGGAGCGTCAGCCCGCTGACCGAGTCCCAGGCCCTGATTATCGCAGGCGGCCAGACGACCGGCGGTGTGGTGCGCGGTCTTCGTTCTGAGGATCTGGACACCATGCAATATGTGTCCTCCAGCCTGTCGCCCCAGGCCAGGGCCAGCTTCGGCCAGGGTGCCTATGGCGGCGACAATGTCCTGATCGGGCAGGCCCTGGCCGACCAGCTGGGTCTGCGCGTCGGAGACCCGATCCAGATCTATTCGCCGACCGGCGCGGACTCGGCGTTCGGCAATCTGGGCGGCCTGTCCAAGACCTATCGCGTCGGCGGGATGTATTCGTCGGGCACTGCCGACTATGACCGCATCTTCATCTTCATGCCGCTGGAGCAGGCCCAGCTGTTCTTCGGCAAGGAGGGCCTCTGGGACGTGATCGAGATGAAGGTCGCCGAACCCGATCGGGTCGGTGAATACATCGCGCCCGTTCGCGCCGCCGCCGGACCCGGTGCCTTCGTCATGGACTGGCGCGATCGTCTGGCCGCCTTCTGGGGCGCGTTGAAGGTCGAGCGGGCGGCCATGTCGATCATCCTCGGCCTTGTCGTCGCCATCGCGGCCATGAACATCATTTCCGGCATCGTGATGCTGGTGAAGAACAAGGGGCGCGATATCGCCATCCTGCGCACCATCGGGGCCAGTCCGGCGTCGATCCTGCGCATCTTCTTCATGGCGGGCGCGACCATCGGTGTTGCCGGAACGCTGGCGGGCCTGACCCTGGGTCTGCTGTTCTGCCTGAACATTGGCGCGATCCAGCATTTCCTGGAGGCCATCACAGGCGTGCAGCTGTTCAACGCCGACGTCTATATGCTCGACGCCATACCGGCCGAAGTGGATCCCGTGGATGTGTTCTGGGTCGCGCTCTGGTCGCTGATCATGAGCTGCGTGGCCAGCCTGCCGCCGTCGTGGTCGGCCTCGCGCATCGATCCGGTCGAGGCCCTGCGTTATGAGTAG
- a CDS encoding ABC transporter ATP-binding protein gives MSSPVLSLRGITRTYTTGQGELTVLKGVDLDIHPGELVGLIGPSGSGKSSLLHAAGLLERPTSGEVRIDGEDVGSLDERARTRLRLSRIGFVYQFHHLLAEFDARDNVALPMRIAGYSETEARTRAEAALGSLGLAERILHQPAQMSGGEQQRVALARALANSPRLLLADEPTGNLDPTTSQTVFEALQKRVKDTGVAALIATHNMALAGHMDRVFALKDGHLEERQAESREY, from the coding sequence ATGAGTAGTCCCGTCCTCAGCCTGCGCGGGATCACCCGCACCTATACGACCGGTCAGGGCGAACTGACGGTGCTGAAGGGCGTCGACCTCGACATCCATCCGGGCGAGCTGGTCGGGCTGATCGGGCCGTCGGGCTCGGGCAAGTCGTCCCTGCTGCATGCCGCCGGCCTGCTGGAACGGCCGACCTCGGGCGAGGTTCGCATCGACGGCGAGGATGTCGGCAGCCTCGACGAACGCGCCCGCACGCGGCTGCGCTTGTCGCGGATCGGCTTCGTCTATCAGTTCCACCACCTGCTGGCGGAGTTCGACGCACGCGACAACGTGGCCCTGCCGATGCGGATCGCCGGCTATTCGGAGACGGAGGCCCGCACCCGTGCCGAGGCGGCCCTGGGCTCTCTGGGTCTGGCCGAGCGCATCCTGCACCAGCCGGCGCAGATGTCGGGCGGGGAGCAGCAGCGGGTGGCGCTGGCCCGTGCCCTGGCCAACAGCCCGCGCCTGCTTCTGGCCGACGAGCCGACCGGCAACCTCGACCCGACCACCAGCCAGACGGTGTTCGAGGCCCTGCAGAAACGGGTCAAGGACACCGGCGTTGCCGCCCTGATCGCCACCCACAACATGGCGCTGGCCGGCCACATGGACCGGGTCTTCGCCCTGAAGGACGGCCATCTGGAAGAACGCCAGGCCGAAAGCCGGGAATACTGA